From Lathamus discolor isolate bLatDis1 chromosome 15, bLatDis1.hap1, whole genome shotgun sequence, a single genomic window includes:
- the STKLD1 gene encoding serine/threonine kinase-like domain-containing protein STKLD1 isoform X3 has protein sequence MPRSRHGEVLERLQPGALGTMLVAELKMEKGVEKKYIIKQVQCIKEKQANEALKEVAMNLLKLHHSNICTYKESFVTWDNKMSCLFLYLVMQHSGQGDLSSVIKEKRQKLEKITDMVILKFLGQMVDALFYIHKQNIFHRNLKPSNILVTGEASFMLSDFSTETLMTDEMKWKIRVEENSKSWMAPETFDFIFTEKSDIWSLGCILLDMMTCFILNAEEITSLLQGIRQDTSRLEGVQTIMQNGDNSSLTLFPVLFMMLQIQPSMRPTAEDLTDVPFIRDYLIVAGAPSVKLKTSLPPKIVDVLLEGGIENVLEIMQAFWHIELVQVKAIQHLASFIRDKSAFPYLLMVTELITFAMKTHVDSLKLQVDGCSLLLEILNPALELDVMMVLDENSISSLLDTVRKHSESEELLSLVYTLLMMLSANVIAGNLWELGVIPDLLSILRNFIHNENICLPCCGVLWSLAVSEANIDRALLASAVPVVFEVLQEHIQNGAIAESACSALWALSLQGCLTENEYEPTTALLLDALRMNPGRPVLVKNACLALASLLRLSETAALRLIMDSKGSGINLIKDAYCLHFNDPEAVENICILINEMIQYEDIVLDMLSQKMEELLFEIKCQFPSSMEIMTLVDATLSRLQK, from the exons ATGCCCCGGTCCCGCCATGGAGAA GTGCTGGAGCGGCTCCAGCCTGGGGCACTGGGCACGATGCTGGTAGCTGaattgaaaatggaaaagggTGTGGAGAAGAAATACATAATAAAGCAG GTGCAGTGcattaaagaaaagcaagcaaatgagGCCTTGAAGGAGGTA GCAATGAATTTGCTAAAACTTCATCACTCAAACATCTGTACTTACAAGGAATCGTTTGTGACTTGGGATAATAAG ATGTCATGTCTGTTCCTTTATCTGGTAATGCAGCACTCGGGCCAAGGAGATCTTTCATCTGTcatcaaggaaaaaaggcagaagttggaaaaaataacagacatg GTGATTCTGAAGTTCCTGGGACAGATGGTGGATGCGTTGTTTTATATacacaaacaaaatattttccacag AAATCTCAAGCCGTCAAACATACTTGTGACTGGTGAAGCATCCTTCATGCTTAGCGACTTCAGTACAGAAACACTTATGACAGATgagatgaaatggaaaataagagTGGAAGAAA ATAGCAAGTCTTGGATGGCTCCAGAgacatttgattttatttttactgagaAATCTGACATCTGGTCTCTAGGTTGTATTCTACTTGACATGATGACCTGCTTTATTCTGAAT GCAGAAGAGATAACTTCGTTACTGCAGGGTATTAGACAGGATACAAGCCGTCTTGAGGGAGTTCAGACAATAATGCAGAATGGAGATAACAGCTCTTTGACTTTATTTCCGGTTTTATTTATGATGCTACAGATTCAGCCCAGCATGAGACCCACAGCAGA AGATCTCACTGATGTTCCGTTTATTAGGGACTACCTGATTGTTGCTGGTGCACCTTCggtaaaactgaaaacatctttGCCTCCCAAAATTGTAGATGTGCTCCTTGAGGGAGGAATTGAAAATGTCCTAG AAATCATGCAGGCTTTCTGGCATATAGAATTAGTACAGGTGAAAGCCATTCAGCACCTCGCCAGCTTCATAAGAGATAAAAGTG CTTTTCCCTATCTGCTAATGGTCACAGAATTGATCACTTTTGCCATGAAGACTCATGTAGATTCTCTCAAGTTACAAGTAGACGGTTGCAGTTTATTGCTTGAAATTCTTAATCCAG CTCTAGAACTGGATGTGATGATGGTCCTGGATGAGAATTCGATCAGCTCTCTGTTAGACACAGTGAGAAAACACTCTGAAAGTGAAGAGTTACTTTCATTGGTCTACACGTTATTGATGATGCTTTCAGCCAACG taATTGCAGGGAATCTGTGGGAACTTGGAGTAATTCCAGACCTTCTGTCAATTTTAAGAAATTTTATTCATAATGAAAACATCTGCCTCCCTTGCTGTGGGGTTCTCTGGAGCTTGGCTGTGAGTG AGGCTAACATAGACCGAGCATTGCTGGCAAGTGCTGTCCCTGTTGTCTTTGAGGTCCTTCAAGAGCACATCCAGAATGGAGCCATTGCAGAGTCTGCTTGCTCAGCTCTATGGGCATTGTCACTCCAAG GTTGCTTAACTGAAAACGAGTATGAGCCcacaacagcacttctgctggATGCGCTCAGGATGAACCCAGGAAGACCAGTGCTGGTGAAGAATGCCTGCCTGGCACTAGCAAGCCTTCTAAGGCTATCTG aaacagcagctttgagACTTATAATGGATTCAAAAGGCAGTGGAATAAACCTGATCAAAGATGCCTACTGCCTTCACTTCAATGATCCGGAAGCAGTCGAAAATATCTGTATACTGATTAATGAGATGATTCAGTATG AGGATATTGTGCTGGATATGCTGTCCCAGAAAATGGAAGAACTACTGTTCGAAATAAAATGCCAGTTTCCATCTAGCATG GAGATAATGACCCTTGTGGATGCAACACTTTCGAGActgcagaagtga
- the STKLD1 gene encoding serine/threonine kinase-like domain-containing protein STKLD1 isoform X6, whose product MPRSRHGEVLERLQPGALGTMLVAELKMEKGVEKKYIIKQVQCIKEKQANEALKEVAMNLLKLHHSNICTYKESFVTWDNKMSCLFLYLVMQHSGQGDLSSVIKEKRQKLEKITDMVILKFLGQMVDALFYIHKQNIFHRNLKPSNILVTGEASFMLSDFSTETLMTDEMKWKIRVEENSKSWMAPETFDFIFTEKSDIWSLGCILLDMMTCFILNAEEITSLLQGIRQDTSRLEGVQTIMQNGDNSSLTLFPVLFMMLQIQPSMRPTAEDYLIVAGAPSVKLKTSLPPKIVDVLLEGGIENVLEIMQAFWHIELVQVKAIQHLASFIRDKSAFPYLLMVTELITFAMKTHVDSLKLQVDGCSLLLEILNPALELDVMMVLDENSISSLLDTVRKHSESEELLSLVYTLLMMLSANEVIAGNLWELGVIPDLLSILRNFIHNENICLPCCGVLWSLAVSEANIDRALLASAVPVVFEVLQEHIQNGAIAESACSALWALSLQGCLTENEYEPTTALLLDALRMNPGRPVLVKNACLALASLLRLSETAALRLIMDSKGSGINLIKDAYCLHFNDPEAVENICILINEMIQYEDIVLDMLSQKMEELLFEIKCQFPSSMEIMTLVDATLSRLQK is encoded by the exons ATGCCCCGGTCCCGCCATGGAGAA GTGCTGGAGCGGCTCCAGCCTGGGGCACTGGGCACGATGCTGGTAGCTGaattgaaaatggaaaagggTGTGGAGAAGAAATACATAATAAAGCAG GTGCAGTGcattaaagaaaagcaagcaaatgagGCCTTGAAGGAGGTA GCAATGAATTTGCTAAAACTTCATCACTCAAACATCTGTACTTACAAGGAATCGTTTGTGACTTGGGATAATAAG ATGTCATGTCTGTTCCTTTATCTGGTAATGCAGCACTCGGGCCAAGGAGATCTTTCATCTGTcatcaaggaaaaaaggcagaagttggaaaaaataacagacatg GTGATTCTGAAGTTCCTGGGACAGATGGTGGATGCGTTGTTTTATATacacaaacaaaatattttccacag AAATCTCAAGCCGTCAAACATACTTGTGACTGGTGAAGCATCCTTCATGCTTAGCGACTTCAGTACAGAAACACTTATGACAGATgagatgaaatggaaaataagagTGGAAGAAA ATAGCAAGTCTTGGATGGCTCCAGAgacatttgattttatttttactgagaAATCTGACATCTGGTCTCTAGGTTGTATTCTACTTGACATGATGACCTGCTTTATTCTGAAT GCAGAAGAGATAACTTCGTTACTGCAGGGTATTAGACAGGATACAAGCCGTCTTGAGGGAGTTCAGACAATAATGCAGAATGGAGATAACAGCTCTTTGACTTTATTTCCGGTTTTATTTATGATGCTACAGATTCAGCCCAGCATGAGACCCACAGCAGA GGACTACCTGATTGTTGCTGGTGCACCTTCggtaaaactgaaaacatctttGCCTCCCAAAATTGTAGATGTGCTCCTTGAGGGAGGAATTGAAAATGTCCTAG AAATCATGCAGGCTTTCTGGCATATAGAATTAGTACAGGTGAAAGCCATTCAGCACCTCGCCAGCTTCATAAGAGATAAAAGTG CTTTTCCCTATCTGCTAATGGTCACAGAATTGATCACTTTTGCCATGAAGACTCATGTAGATTCTCTCAAGTTACAAGTAGACGGTTGCAGTTTATTGCTTGAAATTCTTAATCCAG CTCTAGAACTGGATGTGATGATGGTCCTGGATGAGAATTCGATCAGCTCTCTGTTAGACACAGTGAGAAAACACTCTGAAAGTGAAGAGTTACTTTCATTGGTCTACACGTTATTGATGATGCTTTCAGCCAACG aagtaATTGCAGGGAATCTGTGGGAACTTGGAGTAATTCCAGACCTTCTGTCAATTTTAAGAAATTTTATTCATAATGAAAACATCTGCCTCCCTTGCTGTGGGGTTCTCTGGAGCTTGGCTGTGAGTG AGGCTAACATAGACCGAGCATTGCTGGCAAGTGCTGTCCCTGTTGTCTTTGAGGTCCTTCAAGAGCACATCCAGAATGGAGCCATTGCAGAGTCTGCTTGCTCAGCTCTATGGGCATTGTCACTCCAAG GTTGCTTAACTGAAAACGAGTATGAGCCcacaacagcacttctgctggATGCGCTCAGGATGAACCCAGGAAGACCAGTGCTGGTGAAGAATGCCTGCCTGGCACTAGCAAGCCTTCTAAGGCTATCTG aaacagcagctttgagACTTATAATGGATTCAAAAGGCAGTGGAATAAACCTGATCAAAGATGCCTACTGCCTTCACTTCAATGATCCGGAAGCAGTCGAAAATATCTGTATACTGATTAATGAGATGATTCAGTATG AGGATATTGTGCTGGATATGCTGTCCCAGAAAATGGAAGAACTACTGTTCGAAATAAAATGCCAGTTTCCATCTAGCATG GAGATAATGACCCTTGTGGATGCAACACTTTCGAGActgcagaagtga
- the STKLD1 gene encoding serine/threonine kinase-like domain-containing protein STKLD1 isoform X2 produces MPRSRHGEVLERLQPGALGTMLVAELKMEKGVEKKYIIKQVQCIKEKQANEALKEAMNLLKLHHSNICTYKESFVTWDNKMSCLFLYLVMQHSGQGDLSSVIKEKRQKLEKITDMVILKFLGQMVDALFYIHKQNIFHRNLKPSNILVTGEASFMLSDFSTETLMTDEMKWKIRVEENSKSWMAPETFDFIFTEKSDIWSLGCILLDMMTCFILNAEEITSLLQGIRQDTSRLEGVQTIMQNGDNSSLTLFPVLFMMLQIQPSMRPTAEDLTDVPFIRDYLIVAGAPSVKLKTSLPPKIVDVLLEGGIENVLEIMQAFWHIELVQVKAIQHLASFIRDKSAFPYLLMVTELITFAMKTHVDSLKLQVDGCSLLLEILNPALELDVMMVLDENSISSLLDTVRKHSESEELLSLVYTLLMMLSANEVIAGNLWELGVIPDLLSILRNFIHNENICLPCCGVLWSLAVSEANIDRALLASAVPVVFEVLQEHIQNGAIAESACSALWALSLQGCLTENEYEPTTALLLDALRMNPGRPVLVKNACLALASLLRLSETAALRLIMDSKGSGINLIKDAYCLHFNDPEAVENICILINEMIQYEDIVLDMLSQKMEELLFEIKCQFPSSMEIMTLVDATLSRLQK; encoded by the exons ATGCCCCGGTCCCGCCATGGAGAA GTGCTGGAGCGGCTCCAGCCTGGGGCACTGGGCACGATGCTGGTAGCTGaattgaaaatggaaaagggTGTGGAGAAGAAATACATAATAAAGCAG GTGCAGTGcattaaagaaaagcaagcaaatgagGCCTTGAAGGAG GCAATGAATTTGCTAAAACTTCATCACTCAAACATCTGTACTTACAAGGAATCGTTTGTGACTTGGGATAATAAG ATGTCATGTCTGTTCCTTTATCTGGTAATGCAGCACTCGGGCCAAGGAGATCTTTCATCTGTcatcaaggaaaaaaggcagaagttggaaaaaataacagacatg GTGATTCTGAAGTTCCTGGGACAGATGGTGGATGCGTTGTTTTATATacacaaacaaaatattttccacag AAATCTCAAGCCGTCAAACATACTTGTGACTGGTGAAGCATCCTTCATGCTTAGCGACTTCAGTACAGAAACACTTATGACAGATgagatgaaatggaaaataagagTGGAAGAAA ATAGCAAGTCTTGGATGGCTCCAGAgacatttgattttatttttactgagaAATCTGACATCTGGTCTCTAGGTTGTATTCTACTTGACATGATGACCTGCTTTATTCTGAAT GCAGAAGAGATAACTTCGTTACTGCAGGGTATTAGACAGGATACAAGCCGTCTTGAGGGAGTTCAGACAATAATGCAGAATGGAGATAACAGCTCTTTGACTTTATTTCCGGTTTTATTTATGATGCTACAGATTCAGCCCAGCATGAGACCCACAGCAGA AGATCTCACTGATGTTCCGTTTATTAGGGACTACCTGATTGTTGCTGGTGCACCTTCggtaaaactgaaaacatctttGCCTCCCAAAATTGTAGATGTGCTCCTTGAGGGAGGAATTGAAAATGTCCTAG AAATCATGCAGGCTTTCTGGCATATAGAATTAGTACAGGTGAAAGCCATTCAGCACCTCGCCAGCTTCATAAGAGATAAAAGTG CTTTTCCCTATCTGCTAATGGTCACAGAATTGATCACTTTTGCCATGAAGACTCATGTAGATTCTCTCAAGTTACAAGTAGACGGTTGCAGTTTATTGCTTGAAATTCTTAATCCAG CTCTAGAACTGGATGTGATGATGGTCCTGGATGAGAATTCGATCAGCTCTCTGTTAGACACAGTGAGAAAACACTCTGAAAGTGAAGAGTTACTTTCATTGGTCTACACGTTATTGATGATGCTTTCAGCCAACG aagtaATTGCAGGGAATCTGTGGGAACTTGGAGTAATTCCAGACCTTCTGTCAATTTTAAGAAATTTTATTCATAATGAAAACATCTGCCTCCCTTGCTGTGGGGTTCTCTGGAGCTTGGCTGTGAGTG AGGCTAACATAGACCGAGCATTGCTGGCAAGTGCTGTCCCTGTTGTCTTTGAGGTCCTTCAAGAGCACATCCAGAATGGAGCCATTGCAGAGTCTGCTTGCTCAGCTCTATGGGCATTGTCACTCCAAG GTTGCTTAACTGAAAACGAGTATGAGCCcacaacagcacttctgctggATGCGCTCAGGATGAACCCAGGAAGACCAGTGCTGGTGAAGAATGCCTGCCTGGCACTAGCAAGCCTTCTAAGGCTATCTG aaacagcagctttgagACTTATAATGGATTCAAAAGGCAGTGGAATAAACCTGATCAAAGATGCCTACTGCCTTCACTTCAATGATCCGGAAGCAGTCGAAAATATCTGTATACTGATTAATGAGATGATTCAGTATG AGGATATTGTGCTGGATATGCTGTCCCAGAAAATGGAAGAACTACTGTTCGAAATAAAATGCCAGTTTCCATCTAGCATG GAGATAATGACCCTTGTGGATGCAACACTTTCGAGActgcagaagtga
- the STKLD1 gene encoding serine/threonine kinase-like domain-containing protein STKLD1 isoform X1 — MPRSRHGEVLERLQPGALGTMLVAELKMEKGVEKKYIIKQVQCIKEKQANEALKEVAMNLLKLHHSNICTYKESFVTWDNKMSCLFLYLVMQHSGQGDLSSVIKEKRQKLEKITDMVILKFLGQMVDALFYIHKQNIFHRNLKPSNILVTGEASFMLSDFSTETLMTDEMKWKIRVEENSKSWMAPETFDFIFTEKSDIWSLGCILLDMMTCFILNAEEITSLLQGIRQDTSRLEGVQTIMQNGDNSSLTLFPVLFMMLQIQPSMRPTAEDLTDVPFIRDYLIVAGAPSVKLKTSLPPKIVDVLLEGGIENVLEIMQAFWHIELVQVKAIQHLASFIRDKSAFPYLLMVTELITFAMKTHVDSLKLQVDGCSLLLEILNPALELDVMMVLDENSISSLLDTVRKHSESEELLSLVYTLLMMLSANEVIAGNLWELGVIPDLLSILRNFIHNENICLPCCGVLWSLAVSEANIDRALLASAVPVVFEVLQEHIQNGAIAESACSALWALSLQGCLTENEYEPTTALLLDALRMNPGRPVLVKNACLALASLLRLSETAALRLIMDSKGSGINLIKDAYCLHFNDPEAVENICILINEMIQYEDIVLDMLSQKMEELLFEIKCQFPSSMEIMTLVDATLSRLQK, encoded by the exons ATGCCCCGGTCCCGCCATGGAGAA GTGCTGGAGCGGCTCCAGCCTGGGGCACTGGGCACGATGCTGGTAGCTGaattgaaaatggaaaagggTGTGGAGAAGAAATACATAATAAAGCAG GTGCAGTGcattaaagaaaagcaagcaaatgagGCCTTGAAGGAGGTA GCAATGAATTTGCTAAAACTTCATCACTCAAACATCTGTACTTACAAGGAATCGTTTGTGACTTGGGATAATAAG ATGTCATGTCTGTTCCTTTATCTGGTAATGCAGCACTCGGGCCAAGGAGATCTTTCATCTGTcatcaaggaaaaaaggcagaagttggaaaaaataacagacatg GTGATTCTGAAGTTCCTGGGACAGATGGTGGATGCGTTGTTTTATATacacaaacaaaatattttccacag AAATCTCAAGCCGTCAAACATACTTGTGACTGGTGAAGCATCCTTCATGCTTAGCGACTTCAGTACAGAAACACTTATGACAGATgagatgaaatggaaaataagagTGGAAGAAA ATAGCAAGTCTTGGATGGCTCCAGAgacatttgattttatttttactgagaAATCTGACATCTGGTCTCTAGGTTGTATTCTACTTGACATGATGACCTGCTTTATTCTGAAT GCAGAAGAGATAACTTCGTTACTGCAGGGTATTAGACAGGATACAAGCCGTCTTGAGGGAGTTCAGACAATAATGCAGAATGGAGATAACAGCTCTTTGACTTTATTTCCGGTTTTATTTATGATGCTACAGATTCAGCCCAGCATGAGACCCACAGCAGA AGATCTCACTGATGTTCCGTTTATTAGGGACTACCTGATTGTTGCTGGTGCACCTTCggtaaaactgaaaacatctttGCCTCCCAAAATTGTAGATGTGCTCCTTGAGGGAGGAATTGAAAATGTCCTAG AAATCATGCAGGCTTTCTGGCATATAGAATTAGTACAGGTGAAAGCCATTCAGCACCTCGCCAGCTTCATAAGAGATAAAAGTG CTTTTCCCTATCTGCTAATGGTCACAGAATTGATCACTTTTGCCATGAAGACTCATGTAGATTCTCTCAAGTTACAAGTAGACGGTTGCAGTTTATTGCTTGAAATTCTTAATCCAG CTCTAGAACTGGATGTGATGATGGTCCTGGATGAGAATTCGATCAGCTCTCTGTTAGACACAGTGAGAAAACACTCTGAAAGTGAAGAGTTACTTTCATTGGTCTACACGTTATTGATGATGCTTTCAGCCAACG aagtaATTGCAGGGAATCTGTGGGAACTTGGAGTAATTCCAGACCTTCTGTCAATTTTAAGAAATTTTATTCATAATGAAAACATCTGCCTCCCTTGCTGTGGGGTTCTCTGGAGCTTGGCTGTGAGTG AGGCTAACATAGACCGAGCATTGCTGGCAAGTGCTGTCCCTGTTGTCTTTGAGGTCCTTCAAGAGCACATCCAGAATGGAGCCATTGCAGAGTCTGCTTGCTCAGCTCTATGGGCATTGTCACTCCAAG GTTGCTTAACTGAAAACGAGTATGAGCCcacaacagcacttctgctggATGCGCTCAGGATGAACCCAGGAAGACCAGTGCTGGTGAAGAATGCCTGCCTGGCACTAGCAAGCCTTCTAAGGCTATCTG aaacagcagctttgagACTTATAATGGATTCAAAAGGCAGTGGAATAAACCTGATCAAAGATGCCTACTGCCTTCACTTCAATGATCCGGAAGCAGTCGAAAATATCTGTATACTGATTAATGAGATGATTCAGTATG AGGATATTGTGCTGGATATGCTGTCCCAGAAAATGGAAGAACTACTGTTCGAAATAAAATGCCAGTTTCCATCTAGCATG GAGATAATGACCCTTGTGGATGCAACACTTTCGAGActgcagaagtga
- the STKLD1 gene encoding serine/threonine kinase-like domain-containing protein STKLD1 isoform X4, with the protein MEKYEVLERLQPGALGTMLVAELKMEKGVEKKYIIKQVQCIKEKQANEALKEVAMNLLKLHHSNICTYKESFVTWDNKMSCLFLYLVMQHSGQGDLSSVIKEKRQKLEKITDMVILKFLGQMVDALFYIHKQNIFHRNLKPSNILVTGEASFMLSDFSTETLMTDEMKWKIRVEENSKSWMAPETFDFIFTEKSDIWSLGCILLDMMTCFILNAEEITSLLQGIRQDTSRLEGVQTIMQNGDNSSLTLFPVLFMMLQIQPSMRPTAEDLTDVPFIRDYLIVAGAPSVKLKTSLPPKIVDVLLEGGIENVLEIMQAFWHIELVQVKAIQHLASFIRDKSAFPYLLMVTELITFAMKTHVDSLKLQVDGCSLLLEILNPALELDVMMVLDENSISSLLDTVRKHSESEELLSLVYTLLMMLSANEVIAGNLWELGVIPDLLSILRNFIHNENICLPCCGVLWSLAVSEANIDRALLASAVPVVFEVLQEHIQNGAIAESACSALWALSLQGCLTENEYEPTTALLLDALRMNPGRPVLVKNACLALASLLRLSETAALRLIMDSKGSGINLIKDAYCLHFNDPEAVENICILINEMIQYEDIVLDMLSQKMEELLFEIKCQFPSSMEIMTLVDATLSRLQK; encoded by the exons ATGGAGAAGTACGAG GTGCTGGAGCGGCTCCAGCCTGGGGCACTGGGCACGATGCTGGTAGCTGaattgaaaatggaaaagggTGTGGAGAAGAAATACATAATAAAGCAG GTGCAGTGcattaaagaaaagcaagcaaatgagGCCTTGAAGGAGGTA GCAATGAATTTGCTAAAACTTCATCACTCAAACATCTGTACTTACAAGGAATCGTTTGTGACTTGGGATAATAAG ATGTCATGTCTGTTCCTTTATCTGGTAATGCAGCACTCGGGCCAAGGAGATCTTTCATCTGTcatcaaggaaaaaaggcagaagttggaaaaaataacagacatg GTGATTCTGAAGTTCCTGGGACAGATGGTGGATGCGTTGTTTTATATacacaaacaaaatattttccacag AAATCTCAAGCCGTCAAACATACTTGTGACTGGTGAAGCATCCTTCATGCTTAGCGACTTCAGTACAGAAACACTTATGACAGATgagatgaaatggaaaataagagTGGAAGAAA ATAGCAAGTCTTGGATGGCTCCAGAgacatttgattttatttttactgagaAATCTGACATCTGGTCTCTAGGTTGTATTCTACTTGACATGATGACCTGCTTTATTCTGAAT GCAGAAGAGATAACTTCGTTACTGCAGGGTATTAGACAGGATACAAGCCGTCTTGAGGGAGTTCAGACAATAATGCAGAATGGAGATAACAGCTCTTTGACTTTATTTCCGGTTTTATTTATGATGCTACAGATTCAGCCCAGCATGAGACCCACAGCAGA AGATCTCACTGATGTTCCGTTTATTAGGGACTACCTGATTGTTGCTGGTGCACCTTCggtaaaactgaaaacatctttGCCTCCCAAAATTGTAGATGTGCTCCTTGAGGGAGGAATTGAAAATGTCCTAG AAATCATGCAGGCTTTCTGGCATATAGAATTAGTACAGGTGAAAGCCATTCAGCACCTCGCCAGCTTCATAAGAGATAAAAGTG CTTTTCCCTATCTGCTAATGGTCACAGAATTGATCACTTTTGCCATGAAGACTCATGTAGATTCTCTCAAGTTACAAGTAGACGGTTGCAGTTTATTGCTTGAAATTCTTAATCCAG CTCTAGAACTGGATGTGATGATGGTCCTGGATGAGAATTCGATCAGCTCTCTGTTAGACACAGTGAGAAAACACTCTGAAAGTGAAGAGTTACTTTCATTGGTCTACACGTTATTGATGATGCTTTCAGCCAACG aagtaATTGCAGGGAATCTGTGGGAACTTGGAGTAATTCCAGACCTTCTGTCAATTTTAAGAAATTTTATTCATAATGAAAACATCTGCCTCCCTTGCTGTGGGGTTCTCTGGAGCTTGGCTGTGAGTG AGGCTAACATAGACCGAGCATTGCTGGCAAGTGCTGTCCCTGTTGTCTTTGAGGTCCTTCAAGAGCACATCCAGAATGGAGCCATTGCAGAGTCTGCTTGCTCAGCTCTATGGGCATTGTCACTCCAAG GTTGCTTAACTGAAAACGAGTATGAGCCcacaacagcacttctgctggATGCGCTCAGGATGAACCCAGGAAGACCAGTGCTGGTGAAGAATGCCTGCCTGGCACTAGCAAGCCTTCTAAGGCTATCTG aaacagcagctttgagACTTATAATGGATTCAAAAGGCAGTGGAATAAACCTGATCAAAGATGCCTACTGCCTTCACTTCAATGATCCGGAAGCAGTCGAAAATATCTGTATACTGATTAATGAGATGATTCAGTATG AGGATATTGTGCTGGATATGCTGTCCCAGAAAATGGAAGAACTACTGTTCGAAATAAAATGCCAGTTTCCATCTAGCATG GAGATAATGACCCTTGTGGATGCAACACTTTCGAGActgcagaagtga